A genome region from Ralstonia solanacearum K60 includes the following:
- a CDS encoding YgaP family membrane protein, whose product MHANVGTLDRLLRVVLGIALIALAWIGSIPAWLGWIGLIPLLTGVVRTCPLYSVLGIRTSRPE is encoded by the coding sequence ATGCACGCCAACGTGGGAACCCTGGACCGCCTGCTGCGCGTGGTGCTGGGCATCGCGCTGATCGCGCTGGCCTGGATCGGCAGCATTCCGGCCTGGCTGGGCTGGATCGGCCTGATTCCGCTGCTCACCGGCGTGGTCCGCACTTGCCCGCTGTACTCCGTGCTCGGCATCCGGACCAGCCGGCCGGAGTAA
- a CDS encoding Lauryl-acyl carrier protein (ACP)-dependent acyltransferase (fragment) (Acylates the intermediate (KDO)2-lipid IVA to form (KDO)2-(lauroyl)-lipid IVA): protein MHRRDPFAQRALPILLRLFSSLPLPVIHGIGRTFGRIVYAIPGGYRHHLQRNAAQAGFKEPRFARQAAAEAGAMMSELTRVWFQSDACMAQVIGEDWNVIEQALAERNGFIMLTPHLGCFELAARYAAPRIPLTIMFRPHRKALLRSLLDGVRATSNLTTVPATSQGVRSFVRALRKGDAVGLLPDQAPKGDGVWAPFFGRPAYTITLPGKLAQCR from the coding sequence ATGCATCGTCGTGACCCTTTCGCTCAGCGCGCTCTGCCCATTCTCTTGAGGCTGTTCTCGTCGCTGCCACTGCCTGTGATCCATGGCATCGGACGCACGTTCGGTCGGATCGTCTATGCGATACCGGGCGGATATCGCCACCATCTCCAGCGCAATGCCGCGCAGGCTGGATTCAAAGAGCCCCGCTTTGCGCGGCAGGCAGCAGCAGAAGCCGGTGCAATGATGAGCGAACTGACGCGCGTCTGGTTTCAGAGCGATGCGTGCATGGCTCAGGTGATTGGTGAGGACTGGAACGTTATCGAGCAAGCCCTGGCCGAGCGCAACGGGTTCATCATGCTCACTCCCCACCTGGGTTGCTTTGAACTGGCAGCGCGCTATGCGGCGCCGCGCATTCCGTTGACGATCATGTTCCGCCCGCATCGCAAAGCCCTGTTGCGAAGCCTGCTGGACGGCGTGCGCGCCACGTCGAACTTGACGACTGTGCCAGCAACATCTCAAGGCGTGCGATCGTTTGTACGCGCATTGCGAAAGGGTGATGCGGTCGGCCTTCTTCCCGATCAGGCCCCGAAGGGCGATGGTGTCTGGGCTCCCTTCTTTGGTCGCCCCGCGTACACCATCACTCTGCCGGGCAAGCTTGCCCAATGTCGGTGA
- a CDS encoding class I SAM-dependent methyltransferase has protein sequence MPDSSSDRRIIDWHHWLASPPGQYVLRWEQAQFDRTVADMFGFHALQLGHPGFDALRENRIPLIARVIDDIDPDAPIDTLDPTDPADPPGETDADPTVPRRQATPRVICRYDELPFASQSIDLAALPHVLEFTDDPHEVLREVARVLMPEGRLVITGFNPLSLWGMRQGMRRLGTESFLPAQSQMIAFTRLKDWLKLLGFDIVRGRFGCYCPPNRTDKWLQRTAFMEKAGDRWWPIFGAVYMLQAVKRVRGMRLVGPAWKTRKSPALVPAGTPVATPSGSHTTKTPPAAARNGRPGA, from the coding sequence ATGCCCGACTCCTCTTCCGATCGTCGCATTATAGATTGGCACCACTGGCTTGCCTCGCCGCCCGGGCAATACGTCCTGCGCTGGGAACAGGCCCAGTTCGACCGCACCGTCGCCGACATGTTCGGCTTCCATGCGCTGCAGCTCGGTCATCCGGGTTTCGACGCGCTGCGGGAGAACCGCATTCCCCTGATTGCCCGTGTCATCGATGACATCGATCCCGATGCGCCGATCGACACACTCGATCCGACCGACCCCGCCGATCCGCCCGGCGAGACCGATGCCGACCCCACCGTGCCTCGGCGCCAGGCCACGCCGCGCGTGATCTGCCGCTACGATGAGCTGCCGTTCGCCTCGCAGAGCATCGACCTGGCCGCCCTGCCCCATGTGCTGGAGTTCACCGACGATCCGCACGAGGTGCTGCGCGAGGTGGCGCGCGTGCTGATGCCCGAGGGCAGGCTCGTCATCACGGGCTTCAACCCGCTGAGCCTGTGGGGCATGCGCCAGGGCATGCGGCGGCTGGGGACGGAATCGTTCCTGCCCGCGCAGAGCCAGATGATTGCCTTCACGCGGCTCAAGGACTGGCTCAAACTGCTCGGATTTGATATCGTGCGCGGCCGCTTCGGCTGCTACTGCCCGCCCAACCGCACCGACAAATGGCTGCAGCGCACGGCTTTCATGGAGAAGGCCGGCGACCGCTGGTGGCCGATCTTCGGGGCCGTCTACATGCTGCAGGCGGTCAAGCGCGTGCGCGGCATGCGACTGGTCGGGCCGGCGTGGAAGACCCGCAAGTCGCCGGCGCTGGTGCCGGCCGGCACGCCGGTGGCCACGCCATCGGGCTCGCACACCACCAAGACACCGCCCGCCGCCGCGCGCAACGGCCGGCCCGGCGCCTGA
- a CDS encoding DUF1488 domain-containing protein, with the protein MKLIDFPPGRPHYSATDLTLTCIANVDGSPACYAVTAEALEDHFGARSYRQEDLLLALETHRDAIEEMARALFKLTESHNIVLRSGHFRFGM; encoded by the coding sequence ATGAAATTGATCGACTTTCCCCCAGGGCGGCCGCACTACAGCGCCACGGACCTGACCCTCACGTGCATAGCGAACGTCGACGGTTCGCCGGCCTGCTATGCCGTGACCGCGGAGGCGCTGGAAGACCACTTCGGCGCGCGCTCGTACCGGCAGGAAGACCTTCTGCTGGCGCTGGAGACGCACCGCGATGCCATTGAAGAAATGGCGCGCGCGCTCTTCAAGCTGACCGAGTCGCACAACATCGTCCTGCGCAGCGGGCATTTCCGCTTCGGCATGTAG
- a CDS encoding IS4 family transposase — protein MALEAPCWTEAEFPDLDLGDARLNKRARTLMERLAAKPTAGVPQACRSWGETIAAYRFFDNDEVEWEAILEPHWRQTERRMAACPVVLCLQDTTELDFNARRVTGLGPLSYEAQRGMYLHPTYAVTPGRVPLGVLDAWMWAREPKDAQGKRGGMKESRRWIEGYGRVAETASSLPHTRLVYVADREADMIALMVRAQELGTPADWLIRSTHDRALPEGAKLWATASEGEALGEIAFTMGSRHGVRARPVRQHVWLRRIELPAGDGRSVAATCLVAREFDAPAGVKPIEWRLLTNREATTLAQAIELIDWYRARWEIEILFNVLKNGCRVEALQLGAIERLERALAMFLVVAWRIGYLMRKGRACPDLDAELFFDPDEIRGAYLLTELKQPARPKLNEVLRLIARLGGFLARKGDGEPGAKAIWLGLKEVHVAAKTLRALRAGASADCCV, from the coding sequence TTGGCCCTGGAAGCCCCCTGCTGGACGGAAGCTGAATTTCCCGACCTCGACCTTGGCGACGCGCGCCTGAACAAGCGAGCGAGGACCTTGATGGAACGATTGGCGGCCAAGCCGACGGCCGGCGTGCCGCAGGCATGCCGGAGCTGGGGCGAGACGATTGCGGCGTATCGCTTCTTCGACAACGACGAGGTCGAGTGGGAAGCGATCCTGGAGCCGCACTGGCGGCAGACCGAACGGCGCATGGCAGCGTGCCCGGTCGTGCTGTGCCTGCAGGACACCACGGAGCTGGACTTCAATGCTCGGCGGGTGACCGGGCTTGGGCCGCTGTCCTACGAGGCGCAGCGCGGAATGTACCTGCATCCGACCTACGCGGTGACACCCGGGCGCGTGCCCCTGGGCGTGCTCGATGCGTGGATGTGGGCGCGTGAGCCCAAGGACGCGCAAGGCAAGCGCGGCGGCATGAAGGAGAGTCGGCGCTGGATCGAAGGTTACGGGCGCGTGGCCGAAACCGCGTCGAGCCTGCCGCACACGCGCCTGGTGTATGTGGCCGATCGCGAAGCGGACATGATTGCGCTGATGGTGCGCGCGCAGGAGTTGGGCACGCCGGCGGACTGGCTGATTCGCTCGACCCATGATCGCGCGCTGCCCGAAGGAGCCAAGCTGTGGGCCACGGCCAGCGAGGGTGAGGCGCTCGGCGAGATTGCCTTCACGATGGGCTCGCGCCATGGCGTGCGCGCACGCCCGGTGCGCCAGCACGTGTGGCTGCGGCGCATCGAGTTGCCGGCGGGCGACGGCCGCAGCGTGGCGGCGACGTGCCTGGTGGCACGCGAGTTCGACGCGCCGGCCGGTGTCAAGCCGATCGAATGGCGCTTGCTGACCAACCGCGAAGCCACGACTTTGGCGCAAGCCATCGAGTTGATCGACTGGTATCGGGCGCGTTGGGAAATCGAGATCCTGTTCAACGTGCTGAAGAACGGTTGCCGCGTCGAGGCATTGCAGTTGGGCGCCATCGAGCGGCTCGAACGTGCTCTGGCGATGTTCCTGGTCGTGGCTTGGCGAATTGGCTACCTGATGCGCAAGGGGCGCGCCTGCCCCGATCTGGATGCCGAACTGTTCTTCGATCCTGACGAGATTCGCGGCGCGTACTTGCTCACCGAGCTCAAGCAGCCCGCCAGGCCAAAGCTCAATGAGGTGCTGCGCCTGATCGCGCGCCTGGGCGGCTTTCTCGCTCGCAAGGGCGATGGCGAACCGGGCGCGAAAGCTATCTGGCTCGGACTCAAAGAGGTTCATGTCGCTGCAAAAACCTTGCGGGCATTACGGGCGGGCGCAAGCGCGGACTGTTGTGTATAA
- a CDS encoding universal stress protein: protein MYQRILLAVDGSHASELALHQAILVAKASGAEVQALFVADTTDALLAPIGYDALGAEERVLEYGRKTLAQAAAGLERAGVRHTTKLLEKPVSPGRISLTIVEEANQTSTDLIVLGTHGRRGLKHLVMGSVAEGVVRKTNKPVLMVRSETGT from the coding sequence ATGTATCAGCGCATCCTGCTTGCCGTCGACGGCAGCCACGCATCGGAGCTGGCGCTGCACCAGGCCATCCTCGTCGCCAAAGCGAGCGGCGCGGAAGTCCAAGCGCTGTTCGTGGCCGACACCACGGATGCCTTGCTTGCCCCGATCGGTTACGACGCGCTCGGGGCCGAAGAGCGCGTCCTGGAATATGGCCGGAAGACCCTCGCACAGGCTGCGGCCGGGCTGGAACGTGCGGGCGTGCGCCACACCACCAAGCTGCTGGAAAAACCGGTGTCACCCGGCCGGATCTCGCTGACCATCGTGGAAGAGGCCAACCAGACCAGCACCGATCTGATCGTGCTGGGCACGCACGGCCGTCGAGGACTGAAGCACCTCGTCATGGGCAGTGTCGCCGAGGGTGTGGTCCGCAAGACCAACAAACCGGTACTGATGGTGCGCAGCGAGACCGGGACTTAA
- a CDS encoding TraR/DksA family transcriptional regulator yields MAPLTEVQRHQLIALLDEQESRLHRQLSELESASPTDAAPAMDPYEEADLADLEAAEQTADMMRNHYRAELAQIVVARERLAKGHYGLCVDCGEAIPFPRLQAQPTAQCCVACQRKREHRWA; encoded by the coding sequence ATGGCCCCGTTGACCGAAGTACAGCGGCATCAGTTGATTGCCTTGCTGGACGAGCAGGAAAGCCGCTTGCACCGGCAGCTCAGCGAACTGGAGTCGGCGTCGCCCACCGATGCCGCGCCTGCGATGGACCCTTACGAAGAAGCGGATCTGGCCGACCTGGAGGCCGCCGAGCAGACGGCCGATATGATGCGCAACCATTACCGCGCCGAACTGGCGCAGATTGTCGTGGCGCGCGAACGGCTCGCCAAGGGCCACTATGGCCTGTGCGTCGATTGTGGTGAAGCGATTCCATTCCCGCGTTTGCAGGCGCAGCCGACAGCGCAATGCTGCGTGGCATGCCAGCGCAAGCGCGAGCACAGGTGGGCATGA
- the gloB gene encoding hydroxyacylglutathione hydrolase, with protein sequence MVQGGVPLAVEAIAAFTDNYIWALHDGRVAAVVDPGDAQPVLRFLQARGLALGAIVITHHHGDHVGGVQALVDAHPHDPSGAPLPVIGPAGESIPCRTQSVHEGDTVTLAHPAAVFHVLDVPGHTRGHVAYVGRLQGPDAPASLFCGDTLFATGCGRLFEGTPAQMRRSLSKLAALPPDTRVYCAHEYTASNVRFARAVEPGNAALAAWEDEVASLRTDGRATVPTTVGHERATNPFMRSDEPAVAASVARHAGIGTDDPVAVFAALREWKNGFR encoded by the coding sequence ATGGTCCAGGGTGGTGTGCCGCTTGCCGTAGAGGCGATCGCTGCGTTTACCGACAATTATATTTGGGCACTTCACGATGGCCGCGTGGCTGCCGTGGTCGATCCCGGCGACGCACAACCGGTGCTCCGCTTCCTGCAGGCGCGCGGTCTGGCGCTCGGTGCCATTGTAATCACACATCACCATGGCGATCACGTCGGCGGGGTGCAGGCGCTGGTCGATGCCCATCCGCACGATCCGTCGGGCGCGCCGCTGCCGGTGATCGGCCCGGCGGGCGAGTCGATCCCCTGCCGCACGCAATCCGTCCATGAGGGCGACACCGTGACCCTCGCGCATCCCGCCGCCGTCTTCCATGTGCTCGACGTGCCCGGTCACACGCGCGGCCATGTCGCCTATGTCGGTCGCCTGCAGGGGCCGGATGCGCCCGCCAGCCTGTTCTGCGGCGACACGCTGTTCGCCACCGGTTGCGGTCGCTTGTTCGAGGGCACGCCCGCGCAGATGCGGCGGTCGCTGTCCAAGCTGGCCGCGCTGCCGCCCGACACGCGCGTCTACTGCGCGCACGAATACACCGCCTCGAATGTGCGTTTCGCGCGCGCGGTCGAACCGGGCAATGCCGCGCTGGCGGCGTGGGAAGACGAAGTCGCCTCGCTGCGCACCGACGGGCGCGCGACCGTGCCGACCACGGTGGGCCACGAGCGGGCGACCAATCCTTTTATGCGATCGGACGAGCCCGCCGTGGCGGCCTCGGTGGCCCGGCATGCCGGCATCGGAACGGACGATCCGGTCGCTGTTTTCGCGGCGCTGCGCGAGTGGAAGAACGGATTCCGTTGA
- a CDS encoding zinc-dependent alcohol dehydrogenase family protein codes for MPASMQAMICSRAGAPLQLRTVPLPEPGPGEVRLAVSVCGVCRTDLHIVDGELPAPKPALIPGHEIVGTVDACGPGVNGLARGDRVGVPWLGWTCGACPFCLRDQENLCDRPRFTGYTCDGGYAEYTVCDARYCLPIPARYDDAHAAPLLCAGLIGYRTLRMAGDARRLGIYGFGAAAHLVTQIAAAERREVFAFTRAGDTGAQQLARDTGACWAGASEQAPPVRLDAALIFAPVGALVPLALRAVVKGGSVVCGGIHMSDIPAFAYRLLWEERKLMSVANLTRADGLALMRVAAAVPLQSHVTLYPLAEANTALDDLRAGRVVGAAVLQIRGAIDSR; via the coding sequence ATGCCGGCCTCCATGCAAGCCATGATCTGCTCGCGCGCCGGTGCGCCGCTGCAGTTGCGGACCGTGCCGCTGCCCGAACCCGGCCCCGGTGAAGTCCGACTAGCGGTATCGGTGTGCGGCGTATGCCGGACGGACCTGCATATCGTCGATGGCGAGTTACCCGCCCCGAAGCCGGCGCTGATCCCTGGGCACGAGATCGTCGGCACAGTCGATGCGTGCGGCCCCGGCGTCAACGGGCTCGCACGCGGCGACCGCGTCGGCGTGCCCTGGCTGGGGTGGACCTGCGGTGCCTGCCCGTTCTGCCTGCGCGACCAGGAAAACCTGTGCGACCGGCCCCGCTTCACGGGCTACACGTGCGACGGCGGCTACGCCGAATACACCGTTTGCGATGCCCGCTACTGCCTGCCCATCCCGGCACGCTACGACGATGCCCACGCGGCGCCGCTGCTGTGCGCCGGGCTGATCGGCTACCGCACCTTGCGTATGGCGGGCGACGCGCGGCGCCTGGGCATCTACGGCTTTGGCGCGGCGGCCCACCTGGTGACGCAGATCGCCGCGGCCGAGCGCCGCGAAGTCTTCGCCTTCACCCGGGCAGGGGATACCGGCGCGCAGCAGCTCGCGCGCGACACCGGCGCCTGCTGGGCCGGCGCGAGCGAGCAGGCGCCGCCTGTGCGGCTCGATGCCGCATTGATCTTCGCCCCGGTGGGGGCGCTGGTTCCGCTTGCGCTGCGGGCCGTCGTCAAGGGCGGCTCGGTGGTCTGCGGCGGCATCCACATGAGCGACATTCCGGCCTTTGCGTACCGGCTGCTCTGGGAAGAGCGCAAGCTGATGTCCGTAGCGAACCTGACGCGCGCCGACGGCCTGGCGCTGATGCGCGTGGCGGCGGCGGTGCCGCTGCAATCGCACGTCACGCTCTACCCGCTTGCCGAGGCCAATACCGCGCTCGACGATTTGCGCGCGGGGCGGGTGGTCGGCGCGGCTGTGCTGCAGATCCGCGGCGCGATCGACAGCCGTTGA
- a CDS encoding tyrosinase family protein: MRIDFTINNGGDASARYLTWAPSPLRLRLLDATPGPDVAVTLSEDRQPNGGSVRFCATQGGNYTPTLKVSMPTNGASVMVYVRGRFGTPSQIDGDVSIVVSGPTSELGRLPVMVRVRKNANQLTAAERDRFISAMAQLNNRGTGRFTDFRNMHVAGRADRQAHDGPGFLPWHRAYLLDLERELQAIDPAVTIPYWRFDRPAPNLFTTDFIGVPDALGTVGFSPANPLQFWATDGVQGILRRQLGASPGDQANPNIRTETQTLALGSSYQNFRIMQGNPHGSAHVNYFGGSISSIPTAAKDPLFFLLHCNVDRLWAKWQSQVGRYDANVAAAYDSKPNPPNWLAGHNLNDTLWPWNGIVTPPRPSTAPGGPMADSSCVPAPGRHPQVSDMLDFQGVVNSSAKLGFAYDDVPSP, translated from the coding sequence ATGCGAATCGACTTCACGATCAATAACGGTGGCGATGCCTCAGCCCGCTACCTCACCTGGGCACCGTCGCCACTACGGCTTCGGCTTCTCGACGCCACACCGGGGCCGGATGTGGCCGTGACGCTTTCGGAAGATCGCCAGCCCAACGGCGGCTCAGTCCGGTTCTGTGCGACACAGGGCGGCAACTACACGCCGACACTCAAAGTCTCGATGCCGACAAACGGCGCCTCCGTGATGGTCTACGTCCGGGGACGATTCGGCACACCCAGTCAGATCGACGGCGATGTGAGTATCGTGGTCAGCGGGCCGACGTCGGAACTTGGCCGACTGCCCGTCATGGTGCGGGTGCGCAAGAATGCGAACCAGCTGACTGCGGCCGAGCGGGATCGCTTCATCTCGGCCATGGCTCAGCTCAATAACCGGGGGACGGGACGGTTCACCGATTTCCGCAACATGCATGTCGCGGGCCGAGCCGATCGGCAGGCCCATGACGGTCCCGGCTTTCTGCCATGGCATCGGGCTTACCTGCTGGATCTGGAGCGCGAGTTGCAGGCCATCGATCCCGCGGTGACGATTCCGTACTGGCGCTTCGATCGGCCTGCGCCGAATTTGTTTACCACGGACTTCATCGGTGTGCCGGACGCTCTCGGCACGGTGGGTTTCAGTCCGGCCAACCCGCTGCAGTTCTGGGCCACCGATGGCGTGCAAGGGATCCTGAGGCGTCAACTGGGCGCGAGTCCCGGTGACCAGGCCAACCCGAATATCCGGACGGAAACGCAGACGCTGGCGCTCGGCAGTTCATACCAGAATTTCAGGATCATGCAGGGCAACCCGCACGGTTCTGCGCACGTCAACTATTTTGGCGGCAGCATCTCGTCGATTCCGACGGCCGCCAAGGATCCGCTGTTTTTTTTGCTGCACTGCAATGTCGACAGGTTGTGGGCCAAATGGCAGTCCCAGGTGGGGCGGTACGATGCGAATGTGGCGGCTGCCTATGATTCCAAGCCCAATCCGCCGAACTGGCTCGCCGGCCACAATCTCAACGATACGTTGTGGCCGTGGAATGGCATCGTGACGCCGCCCCGACCGTCGACCGCGCCCGGCGGCCCCATGGCTGATTCGTCTTGCGTCCCGGCGCCCGGGCGGCATCCTCAGGTCAGCGACATGCTTGATTTCCAGGGGGTGGTGAACAGTTCGGCAAAGCTTGGCTTTGCCTATGACGATGTGCCCTCGCCCTGA
- the rnhA gene encoding ribonuclease HI, with the protein MQEVTVYSDGACKGNPGLGGWGTVLVSGGHEKELFGGEAVTTNNRMELMAVIEAFRALKRPCRVKVYTDSQYVQKGISEWLAGWKARGWKTADKKPVKNDDLWRTLDALVVAHEVSWHWVKGHAGHPGNERADALANKGVEVARQATQGGA; encoded by the coding sequence ATGCAGGAAGTCACCGTCTATTCCGATGGCGCATGCAAGGGCAACCCAGGCCTCGGCGGCTGGGGCACCGTGCTGGTCTCGGGCGGCCACGAGAAAGAGCTGTTCGGCGGCGAAGCCGTCACCACCAACAACCGCATGGAGCTGATGGCTGTCATCGAAGCCTTCCGTGCGCTCAAGCGGCCGTGCCGCGTCAAGGTCTACACCGATTCGCAATACGTGCAGAAAGGCATCAGCGAATGGCTGGCGGGCTGGAAGGCACGCGGCTGGAAGACCGCCGACAAGAAGCCCGTGAAGAATGACGACCTGTGGCGCACGCTCGATGCACTGGTGGTCGCGCACGAGGTGAGCTGGCACTGGGTCAAGGGCCACGCGGGCCACCCCGGCAACGAGCGCGCCGATGCGCTGGCCAACAAGGGGGTGGAGGTGGCGCGGCAGGCAACGCAGGGCGGCGCCTGA
- a CDS encoding SCO family protein, producing the protein MASGPLPWTQERFKVEVAAAAAQVDHSARTQALLVLMREEHATYAQRSAAEVAHRRGWVLVELGNASLGQEAMPVVLEELETGHRPYLLAAAARALRQADAPSPALAPILLRALETLARRDDLVDLTVWGGTATSETSGSALSEALATLRWLAPQAHGIRKGLQDLADGGHGPLAEEHRLAVHAVLDDMAARGLPDSSDCCALPLPWRRFASGGDAAVPIATVRFEDQSGASVSWDNLFLGQPSVVVFFYTRCDNEQKCSLTVSQLAQVQRLLVSAGAEKSVRLAAITYDPDFDLPHRLQGYAESRGLMPGTHCSLLRTMQGRDALRDYFALGVNFAGSVVNRHRIEVFVLDASGGIRATYQRLGWDPVELVGEVQQIASEQGRRVDRKGKGAAITGAAPGLWALLLALLPKCPICGATYLSSTGLLALPYLSGWEKSWPAILLLLIINLAAMAWFAYARKRWLSLAWSVAGAVALIGPGLALGNATAMVLGAAFMAVGSLLAAAVIVPGIGRRGHGPGIRSVLRPSRADPRAVALAGQAATGESRPQ; encoded by the coding sequence ATGGCGTCCGGTCCCCTGCCGTGGACACAGGAGCGGTTCAAAGTGGAGGTGGCCGCTGCCGCCGCACAGGTGGACCACTCCGCCCGCACACAGGCGCTGCTTGTCCTGATGCGGGAGGAACACGCGACGTATGCCCAACGCAGTGCGGCGGAAGTGGCGCACCGGCGTGGTTGGGTATTGGTCGAACTCGGCAACGCGAGCCTGGGCCAGGAGGCCATGCCCGTCGTGCTGGAGGAACTTGAGACCGGCCACCGGCCTTACCTCCTCGCCGCCGCGGCACGCGCGCTGCGCCAAGCCGATGCTCCCAGCCCCGCATTGGCGCCGATCCTGCTGCGAGCGCTCGAGACGCTGGCACGCCGGGACGATCTGGTGGACCTGACGGTGTGGGGCGGCACGGCAACATCCGAAACCTCCGGCTCGGCACTGAGCGAGGCCCTGGCCACGCTGCGCTGGCTTGCGCCGCAGGCGCATGGCATCAGAAAGGGGCTGCAGGATCTGGCGGATGGCGGCCACGGCCCGCTGGCCGAGGAGCATCGGTTGGCCGTGCATGCGGTGCTGGATGACATGGCGGCCCGTGGCTTGCCGGACAGCAGCGACTGCTGCGCATTGCCTTTGCCGTGGCGCAGGTTCGCATCCGGTGGAGACGCAGCCGTACCGATCGCCACGGTGCGTTTCGAGGATCAGAGCGGTGCCAGCGTTTCGTGGGACAACCTGTTTCTGGGCCAGCCCAGCGTTGTCGTGTTCTTTTACACGCGTTGCGACAACGAACAAAAATGCTCGCTCACCGTCAGCCAGCTGGCACAGGTACAGCGCCTGCTTGTGTCGGCCGGCGCAGAGAAGTCGGTTCGTCTGGCGGCCATCACTTATGACCCGGATTTCGATCTGCCTCATCGGTTGCAGGGCTATGCCGAGAGCCGTGGTCTGATGCCGGGGACGCATTGCAGCCTGCTCAGGACAATGCAGGGCAGGGATGCACTGCGGGATTACTTCGCGCTGGGCGTGAACTTCGCCGGGTCCGTGGTGAATCGTCATCGCATCGAGGTGTTCGTGCTCGATGCATCGGGCGGGATCCGGGCGACCTACCAGCGGCTGGGCTGGGACCCGGTCGAGCTGGTCGGCGAGGTGCAGCAGATCGCGAGCGAACAAGGGCGGAGGGTCGATAGGAAAGGCAAGGGCGCAGCGATCACCGGCGCGGCTCCCGGCCTGTGGGCGCTGCTGCTGGCGCTGCTGCCCAAATGCCCGATCTGTGGTGCGACCTACTTGAGCAGTACAGGGCTCCTTGCCTTGCCATATCTGTCCGGCTGGGAGAAATCCTGGCCGGCAATCCTGCTGCTGCTGATCATCAATTTGGCCGCGATGGCATGGTTCGCGTACGCGCGGAAACGATGGTTATCTCTGGCGTGGTCCGTCGCCGGTGCTGTCGCGCTCATCGGTCCGGGGCTCGCGCTTGGCAACGCAACGGCCATGGTGCTTGGTGCGGCGTTCATGGCTGTCGGATCCCTGCTGGCAGCGGCCGTCATCGTACCTGGAATCGGGCGTAGAGGGCACGGCCCGGGCATCCGCAGCGTCCTGCGTCCGAGCCGCGCGGATCCTCGGGCAGTTGCGCTTGCGGGGCAGGCGGCCACAGGCGAGTCGCGGCCGCAATAG